Below is a genomic region from Escherichia ruysiae.
ATTTTGGGCTCGCTTACGGCTGATAACCATGATCAATGTTTGACAAAGCACATGTAAACCCATACAGTAGTAACCATGACTAATGTTGGCATGGTTACTAAATATGTTAAAGGAAGAGTTTTCACTTTCAGAAGTTGCAGACATTTTGGGCGTTTCAAAAGAAACTTTAAGGCGTTGGGATACTGCTGGAAAATTAGTTTCTCAAAGAAATGACGAAAACAACTATCGATTTTATAAAAAAGAGCAACTTAAAAATTTTGAACAAGCTCAGTTTTTATTTAAAAGCCAGTGGCCTGATGAGACTAAAATAAGCAATAATGTTTATACTGTATTAGAGTTATTTGCTGGCGCAGGGGGGATGGCTTTAGGTTTAGAAAAAGCCGGTTTAAAATCTGTTTTACTAAATGAAATTGACTCCCATGCTTGTAAGACGTTACGAAAAAATAGGCCTGAATGGAATGTGGTTGAAGGTGATGTGAGCCAAGTAGACTTCACCCCTTATAGGAATACCGTTGATGTGCTGGCTGGTGGCTTTCCTTGCCAGGCATTCTCTTATGCAGGCAAAAAACTTGGTTTTGAAGATACACGGGGCACCCTTTTCTTTGAATTCGCCCGAGCCGCTAAAGAAATCAATCCGAAAGTTCTTTTAGCAGAGAATGTTCGAGGGTTGCTAAATCATGATGATGGACGAACTTTAGAAACAATAAAAAATATTATCACAGACTTGGGCTACACTTTATTTGAGCCAAGAGTGCTTAAGGCTATTTTCTACAAAGTACCGCAAAAACGCGAGCGTTTGATCATTGTAGCTGTAAGAAATGATCTTGCTGATGGCATCGATTATGAGTGGCCTTCTTCTTACAATAAAATATTAACCCTTAAAGATGCATTAAAAAAGGGAGAGCTGTACGATAGCGACGTGCCAGAATCTGAAGGACAAAAATATCCCAAAAGAAAAGCAGAGATCCTAAGTATGGTTCCTCCCGGTGGCTACTGGAGAGATCTTCCTGAAGATATTCAAAAAGAATACATGCTCAAGAGTTTTTACTTAGGTGGGGGCAAAACTGGTATGGCTCGTCGCTTGTCATGGGATGAACCAAGCCTAACATTAACATGCGCCCCAGCACAGAAACAAACAGAGCGTTGCCACCCAGAAGAAACAAGACCATTAACTGTGCGTGAGTATGCAAGAATACAGACCTTCCCCGATGAATGGGTATTTGAAGGCCCAATGTCAGCGAAATATAAGCAAATAGGAAACGCTGTTCCTGTTAATCTGTCATTTGCTGTTGGCAAATCTGTGGTACATCTTTTAGATAAGATAAATAAAAGATAGACCCTGTAAATAATTCTGTGTAATTGCTGCCATATTAAAGGTGATCGCTCAGGCGGTCACCGAACTCGATAATAAAGCGACTCATCGCCAGCCGCCAGCTCTGGATTGGCATATTCCATTTTTTTGATGCATCCTTGATCGCCAGAGAAATGACCTTCCGCAGCGAGTCGTCAGTCGGGAACACTTTACGCTTCTTAATGGCCGCACGGATCACGCTGTTCAGCGATTCGATAGCGTTCGTGGTGTAGATGGCCTTGCGGATATCGGGCGAATAGCCGAAGAACGTGTTGAGATTTTCCCAGTGCGCACGCCAGCTTTTGCTGATTTGCGGGTATTTATCGTCCCAGACATCCGAGAACTGCTCCAGTGCCACTAGCGCCGCCTCTTCTGTTGGCGCCTGATACACCGTTTTTAACCCGCCGGTGACGGCTTTGTAGTCCTTCCACGATACGTATTTCAGGCTGTTGCGCACCATATGAATGATGCACAACTGGATGTGCGTCTGCGGATACACGCTGTTTATCGCATCCGGGAAGCCTTTCAGACCGTCCACGCAGGCAATAAGGATATCCTGAAGCCCCCGATTCTTAAGCTCTGTCAGCATACCCAGCCAGAACTTCGCCCCTTCGTTCTCGGCCAGCCACATGCCCAGCAACTCTTTCTGGCCTCCAGTATTAATACCGAGTGCAAGGAACACCGCTTTGTTAATTACGGTGCCACCTTGACGAACTTTCACCACGATACAGTCAAGGTAAACAATGGGATACAGTGCATCCAGAGGTCGATTTTGCCATTCTGCAACCTGCTCTTTGACCGCATCAGTGACTTTACATATCAGCGTGGGTGACACATCTGCGTCGTACATCTCTTTGAAGGTGGCGACAATTTCGCGGGTAGTCATATCTTTGGCGTAGAGGGATAAAATCTGGCTGTCCATCTGCGTAATGCGCGTCTGGTGCTTCTTAATCAACTGCGGTTCGAAGGTGTTTTCACGGTCACGCGACGTGTTCAGTTCGATCTCGCCGTCATCGCATAACACCGTTTTGACGAGTAGCCATTGCGGGTGTTTGAGCCTGTTTTGGGCACATTTTTCTCATACCCGAGGTGGTCAGTCAGCTCCGCATTGAGCGCCGTTTCGACGGTACGCTTCGTCAACATGCGGGAAAAAGCATTGAGATCTGCTTCGGTTTTAAGGCCTTTAGCCAGTTCAGCCACAAGGGCTTTGAGTTTCTTTTCGTCCATAATTGCCTGTCTCCGTTACTGGAGTGAACATATCAAAATCAGGCAATTACACAATTTTAATCACAGTCTCTACAGGGTAGGTTTCATGGCCTACCCTTTTATTCTTACTCTATGTTGGATGCGTTAGATTTATTCCAGAATAATTATTATGATAAAAATGAAGTGTTTTCCTCCTCTTTATATTATTTTTACCAAATAATTTTTAACAAAAGCTCTGAAGTCTTCTTCATTTAAATTCTTAGATGATACTTCATCTGGAAAATTTTCCCAATTAGTAGCATCACGCTGTGAGTAAGTTCTAAACCATTTTTTTATTGTTGTATTATCTCTAATCTTACTACTCGATGAGTTTTCGGTATTATCTCTATTTTTAACTTGGAGCAGGTTCCATTCATTGTTTTTTTCATCATAGTGAATAAAATCAACTGCTTTAACACTTGTGCCTGAACACCATATCCATCCAGAAGGTTCTAGTTTTTCAGCAAGATACCTTTCAAGCAAATCACCTACAATATTCTCAGCAGCCATCGACAATCTATGTTCTTCTTTTATTCTCTCAAGATTTTCAGGCTGTATATTAAAACTTATATTAAGAACTATGCTAACCACCTCATCAGGAACCGTTGTAGGTGGCGTGGGTTTTCTTGGCAATCGACTCTCATGAAAACTACGAGCTAAATATTCAATATGTTCCTCTTGACCAACTTTATTCTGCATTTTTTTTGAACGAGGTTTAGAGCAAGCTTCAGGAAACTGAGACAGGAATTTTATTAAAAATTTAAATTTTGAAGAAAGTTCAGGGTTAATAGCATCCATTTTTTGCTTTGCAAGTTCCTCAGCATTCTTAACAAAAGACGTCTCTTTTGACATTGTATTCTCCCGACATCCATTAAGTGTTTGGATGTAGTATAATTTTCTGACTTTGAAAGTTACAGCAAAAGTTTTACTCTCTCACAACTTATGTCGTGGTTTACTGAATTTGGCCACCTGAACAGAAGTGATAAGCCCACCTCATAACAACACAGGTGCACCAATGAAAAGAAGAAGTTTTAGTCCAGAATCCAAACGCGAATCCACTCAACTGGTTGTTGACCAGAACTACACAGTGGCAGATACCTTCAAAGCTATGGATGTCGGCCTTTCCACGATTACAAGGTGGGTCAAACAACTGCGTAATGAGTGTCAGGGCAAAACACCCAAAGCCTCCCCCGATAACTCCGGAACATTATCAGGATAACTGTGTACCTTTGCAGGGGCATGGCTGAAATGCTGGCAGAGCCTGCATATCGTTTACAGATACACACCACCATAGACTTGTTTACGCCGCCATTCAGATCTCAAAATCAGATACAGGAAGACAGCACATCGGGCTTGAATGCTTAGTTAGTCTGCTTTGGAAGGATTTATAGACGTGGTATCGTCATCAGCTTCGAGTTTTTAATACCTGTTCGAGCAGTACAACTAGAGGCCGTTACAGTTAAGATCTCCCATTACCATCATCAACCATAGCGGCAGTCCAAGGTAATAGATTACGGGAAAAGATTAGTAGCAATAGACAGGGTTTTCACCACAACTCGTTGAAAAACATGTTATTGCATACGGTATGGTGCGAAGGCCGGACTCAAACATCAAAATAAGTTAATGATAAAAAACAAATAATAAAACACAACAATGAAATATGCCCCCTTTTGTGCCCCCACTGTTTTTCTGACCAATCTATTTTCAGCCCATCAATAAATCGGAAAGTTAAATCATTTTTAATCAGTAAGTTT
It encodes:
- a CDS encoding SinI family restriction endonuclease produces the protein MSKETSFVKNAEELAKQKMDAINPELSSKFKFLIKFLSQFPEACSKPRSKKMQNKVGQEEHIEYLARSFHESRLPRKPTPPTTVPDEVVSIVLNISFNIQPENLERIKEEHRLSMAAENIVGDLLERYLAEKLEPSGWIWCSGTSVKAVDFIHYDEKNNEWNLLQVKNRDNTENSSSSKIRDNTTIKKWFRTYSQRDATNWENFPDEVSSKNLNEEDFRAFVKNYLVKII
- the dcm gene encoding DNA (cytosine-5-)-methyltransferase gives rise to the protein MLKEEFSLSEVADILGVSKETLRRWDTAGKLVSQRNDENNYRFYKKEQLKNFEQAQFLFKSQWPDETKISNNVYTVLELFAGAGGMALGLEKAGLKSVLLNEIDSHACKTLRKNRPEWNVVEGDVSQVDFTPYRNTVDVLAGGFPCQAFSYAGKKLGFEDTRGTLFFEFARAAKEINPKVLLAENVRGLLNHDDGRTLETIKNIITDLGYTLFEPRVLKAIFYKVPQKRERLIIVAVRNDLADGIDYEWPSSYNKILTLKDALKKGELYDSDVPESEGQKYPKRKAEILSMVPPGGYWRDLPEDIQKEYMLKSFYLGGGKTGMARRLSWDEPSLTLTCAPAQKQTERCHPEETRPLTVREYARIQTFPDEWVFEGPMSAKYKQIGNAVPVNLSFAVGKSVVHLLDKINKR